A genomic window from Rosettibacter firmus includes:
- a CDS encoding TlpA family protein disulfide reductase — MKKILALLISIFFVIGFNLIDNDILIDKIDKPKLQKLIKERKGKILFLNVWATWCVPCREEFPSIVKLSNEFKDVEFVGISVDFPEEIETKIKPFLKRNNANFQNYVNSFSNDEELINTLNEKWSGAIPATFIYDKKGKQIYFIEGKKSYGEFKKYLEKARQ; from the coding sequence ATGAAAAAAATTCTGGCTCTTTTGATTTCAATTTTTTTTGTTATTGGGTTTAATCTAATTGATAATGATATACTGATTGACAAAATAGATAAACCTAAGTTGCAAAAGTTAATTAAAGAAAGAAAAGGGAAAATTTTGTTTCTAAATGTTTGGGCTACATGGTGTGTACCATGCCGTGAAGAATTTCCATCAATCGTAAAATTATCAAATGAATTTAAAGATGTTGAGTTTGTTGGTATAAGTGTAGATTTTCCTGAAGAGATTGAAACAAAGATAAAACCTTTCCTTAAAAGAAATAATGCTAATTTTCAGAATTATGTTAATTCTTTTAGTAATGATGAAGAATTAATAAATACATTGAATGAAAAATGGAGTGGTGCAATACCAGCTACTTTTATTTATGATAAAAAAGGAAAACAGATTTATTTTATTGAGGGTAAAAAATCTTACGGGGAATTTAAAAAGTATTTAGAGAAAGCAAGGCAGTAA
- a CDS encoding thioredoxin family protein, whose translation MRLLNKNFALLILFLLINSFLKASDDTVTKVENFKLKDYNGKEYQLNDFKNSKAIVIIFVATQCPVSNAYNSRMEKLYEEFKNKGVAFIGINSNKQESIDEIKEHAKENNLNFVILKDVNNIIADKLNAKVTPEVFVLNPEFEILYHGRIDDSRKEEEVKSEDLRNALNEILAGKKVSTTETKAFGCTIKRVN comes from the coding sequence ATGAGATTATTAAATAAAAATTTCGCACTATTAATTTTATTCTTACTTATAAATTCATTTTTAAAAGCTTCGGACGATACAGTTACGAAAGTAGAAAATTTCAAGTTGAAAGACTATAACGGGAAAGAGTATCAATTAAATGATTTTAAAAACTCAAAAGCCATTGTAATTATTTTTGTTGCAACTCAATGTCCTGTTTCAAATGCATATAATTCAAGAATGGAAAAATTGTATGAAGAATTTAAAAACAAAGGAGTAGCATTTATTGGAATTAACTCAAATAAACAGGAAAGCATCGATGAAATTAAAGAGCATGCAAAAGAGAATAATTTGAATTTTGTTATTCTAAAAGATGTAAACAATATAATAGCAGATAAACTTAATGCTAAAGTTACCCCAGAAGTTTTTGTTCTGAATCCTGAATTCGAAATTCTCTATCATGGTAGAATTGATGATTCAAGAAAGGAAGAAGAAGTAAAAAGTGAAGACTTAAGAAATGCTCTAAATGAAATATTAGCAGGAAAAAAAGTATCAACAACTGAAACAAAAGCATTTGGTTGTACAATAAAAAGGGTTAACTGA
- a CDS encoding metallophosphoesterase family protein, with translation MKYAIHKIIFLFFVLNIIINAKTNLPEKIILNLTDTPYNSIAITWQSKQKYSNPQVQFAISTKWIEFKKNLYSVSASIDSLISEDGKITYFYSSILQNLYENTLYVYRVGSDTIWSEWNQFITASKSNQPFKFVYFGDPQNDIREDVSRIFREAFRRCPDASFWLFAGDLTDEPEQSQWDEWFEASGFIHKMIPSIMTVGNHDLTIELVDGKKKRINDYILWKKMFTLPENGLENMKESVYYVDYQGVRFIVLNSNYNLEEQAQWLDKILSSNKNKWTIVTFHHPVYSTGSGRDNSKTRDSFMPIFDKYKVDLVLQGHDHTYARTHKIRNGKVSSSGTVYVTSVSGPKQYDTNPNYKDLLAKLNSYVQLYQVISINNNKLSYKSYTVNGKLFDEFELIK, from the coding sequence AATACGCAATTCATAAAATCATTTTTTTATTCTTTGTACTTAATATTATTATTAATGCTAAAACTAACTTACCTGAAAAAATTATTCTTAATTTAACAGACACTCCTTATAATAGCATTGCTATAACCTGGCAATCAAAACAAAAATATTCTAATCCACAGGTTCAATTTGCTATTTCAACAAAATGGATCGAATTCAAGAAGAATCTTTATTCTGTAAGTGCATCAATAGATTCATTAATTTCTGAAGATGGTAAAATCACATACTTCTATTCGTCCATATTACAAAATTTATATGAGAACACACTTTATGTTTATCGTGTTGGTTCGGACACAATTTGGAGTGAATGGAATCAATTTATTACAGCAAGTAAATCGAACCAGCCTTTTAAATTCGTTTACTTTGGCGATCCACAAAATGATATAAGAGAAGATGTATCAAGAATATTTCGCGAAGCTTTTCGTAGATGTCCAGATGCTTCATTCTGGCTCTTTGCAGGAGATTTAACTGATGAACCTGAACAGAGTCAATGGGATGAATGGTTCGAAGCTTCAGGTTTTATTCATAAAATGATTCCTTCAATAATGACTGTTGGCAATCACGATTTAACAATTGAATTAGTTGATGGCAAAAAGAAAAGAATTAATGATTATATACTCTGGAAAAAAATGTTTACTCTTCCAGAAAATGGACTGGAAAATATGAAAGAGTCGGTCTATTATGTTGATTATCAGGGAGTTCGATTTATTGTTCTAAATTCAAATTATAATTTAGAAGAACAAGCACAGTGGTTAGATAAAATTTTATCTTCAAATAAAAATAAATGGACAATTGTAACATTTCATCATCCAGTTTATTCAACAGGTAGCGGTAGAGACAATTCAAAAACTCGTGATTCTTTTATGCCAATCTTCGATAAATATAAAGTTGATCTGGTTTTGCAGGGACACGATCATACTTATGCAAGAACACATAAAATCAGAAATGGGAAAGTTAGTTCCAGTGGTACAGTCTATGTAACTTCTGTATCAGGTCCAAAACAGTACGACACTAATCCAAACTATAAAGACTTACTGGCAAAATTGAATTCTTATGTTCAGCTCTATCAAGTAATATCTATTAATAATAATAAATTAAGTTACAAATCATATACTGTAAATGGTAAATTATTCGATGAGTTTGAATTAATAAAATGA